A region of the Diceros bicornis minor isolate mBicDic1 chromosome 30, mDicBic1.mat.cur, whole genome shotgun sequence genome:
AATATCAGCAAGATATGGAACACATATGGATATGGATATTAGTTAAATCTCATTGAGTACTTTTTACCTCCGGGCATTGTTATGAATGTCTGTAGTGGTTATGGAGTTGACTTCTTAGCAGCAATTACATTCCAGAGGATGAGTTAGTCAAAGACTCTCAGGgatgccccgtggcttagcggttaagtgcctgcgctccgctactggcggaccgggtttggatcccgggcgtgccccgacgcaccgcttctccggccacgctgaggccgcgtcccacatacggcaactagaaggatgtgcaactacgatgtacaactatctactggggctttgggggaaaaaaaaaggaggaggattagcaatagatgttagctcagagccggtcttcctcagcaaaaagaggaggattagcacggatgttagctcagggctgatcttcctcacaaaaaaaaaaaaaaaagcctctcatAGTAATAATTTTTCCCAAGCAAGGAATTACATTCAGAAAAAGCTGATGATTCTACTCTTAGTGATGATATGGAGAGATTGAGTCCATAGAAAGATCTATTAATCACAGATCCTCTATTAGCAACAGGCCCAGGGAAAGACagttaattttctgttttgagaAATCATGTCTGGATATGAACGCTCCATCTGTTGCAAGCATCTGAAACATGAGGGGAACCAGATCTTGTGTGAAGACACCATATGGACGAATGAACGAAGCCTTACTTTCCAGGTCCTGTATATTCCCCATCTCTGAAGTACTTACAATGAAAGACAACTCTACATTTTTCCAAAtgtattgagatatagttgacaaaattttataaattcaagGTGTTCAATGTGGTGGTTTGATATACACGTATATTGTGCACTGATTACCACAAGAAAGTTAGTTAACGCATCTGTGACTTGGTAACTCTCTTTATTGTTTGAGTGTATTAGAGTCAGGGTTTGTTACTCTTATTACAACCAAAGGCATCCTTATTGATAAAGCTCACTTATCTCCTATCATATCAAACCTCTAAGGTAGCCTAATTATGCCATTTTATACTAAATGAAGTTAAGGGTAGTGGATGTTGATGTTGTCCCACCCAGATACAGTTTATTGGTGACTGGGCTCAGCAGTTACTGAATTGAGTTATGAAATATCATCTCTCTTGCCTCATAGTACTTCTAActcttagtataataccctcaaggtccatctattttGTCCTTGTCTTTTCTAACTCAAAGTGCAATTCTCACAGCCTCAACAATGGAACCAGGCAAAAGTAGTCTCTAACAATCACCAGAGCTTTGGTTAAATCCTCTCCCAGCCCTACCCACCTTACCCACTTCACTTCTTCTAAAAGCATTAATCCCAAAATCACTATTAGATGGACCCCAGACTCACATTCTCCTGAGGGAGTCTCCCTCAGAAACTGAGATTACAGGTTGGAAATTGCTTGTCAAACATCACAAAGCTAGATAAAGTGCAAATTATGTTTCCACTCCAATTTGAAGTGTACTTGTCCGTTATGCTATCTGATCATTTTAGAAGTTGGTGATGGAAATCAGGCATGTTGACTCACCCAGTACTCTTTTCACTTTGATTATTCTAGAAACCTCAGCCCAAAGCAGATGACACAATCACTGAAAAGAAGGTACCCTACCAATGATTTTTCTCAAGGCTCCTTTCATGTCTctgttcctcaggctgtagatgaaGGGATTCAACATGGGAGTGACCACATTGTACATCACTGAAGCTACTGCCATCTTCCTGGAAGAGTATGTAAATACAGAACTAATGTACACCCCCAAACCTGTCCCATAGAATAAGGAGACAGCTGAGAGGTGAGAACCACAGGTGGAAAAAGCTTTATACTTTCCACTCACTGATGGCATTctcaaaatagaggaagcaatTCGAGTATAAGAGAAAATGATTCCAGAAGGTGGAACACCACCAAATATGCTAGCTGCAAAATAAACCAGGATGCTATTGATGAGGGTATCAGAACAGGCAATCTTGATGATCTGAGCAATTTCACAGAAAAAGAGGGGGATTTCTGGGTCTGTACAGAAGGACAGTCGCAACACCATCAGACTGTGGAACAGGGCATTCAAAATGCTAATGAACAGTGAGAGTAGAATCAGCAGGCCAGAGAGGTGGAGGTTCATAATGACTGTGTACCTCAGTGGGTGACAAATGGCTATATAGCGGTCATAAGCCATAACCACAAGGAGTAAATTTTCCAAATTAGCAAAAATCAGGACAAAGCAAACCTGCATGAGGCAGCCTCTATAAGTGATGCTCTGGTTCTGTACTTGTATGTTCAACAGCATCTTTGGAATTGTGGTTGTGCTTAAACAGATGTCAGTAAAGGACAGATTGGAGAGAAAgtagtacatgggggtgtgcagATTGGAGTCAGTGATGATAGCCAGGATGATGAGCAGGTTTCCCAAGACGGTGACCAGGTAAATGGACAGAAACAGGCTAAAGATGAGGGACTTCAGTTTTGGATCATCTGTTACTTCCATAAGATGAAATTCTAAAATATCTGTTTGGTTTCTGGGTTTCATGTTGTTGGCAAATCTGATGGAAAAGACAGGATAACAAAACAGTCAAATCTGTGGTCCGCCGTCAGGAGCATCACCAGTGGCAAACACTgttgggaagggaaggagatgaatgtGTGGAAATGTCAAGAGAGTGTCTTCTATAAGTATATTGTTACTTTTCAAAAAGAATTGAAGCTGACATAGCAGAATGTCAACATTTGTCAATTCAGGAGAGGGTTACGGgtggtcattttttttaaattacactatctatactgttctgattatttaaaattatggttACCTTATAAAATAAACGTATAGACTACGGTGACAGCTTGAAGATTCTGTCTGGATCTCTTGAGACCCAGGTCCATGCAACAGAAATAATAGAAAGATATGTCAAGGACCAAGAATGGGAAAATAAGGTAAAATTTACCAACCCCTCTGCACCCTACCATCACAGGAATGCAAGTAAATGTGACAAGTTTTACGACAGTCATCCTGCTTTCTGTTCAGGAAAAAAACGGTTTTGGACATAGTAGACTGAGTGCAAGTTAAGCAAAAAAGAAGTCCTTGCGTATT
Encoded here:
- the LOC131394628 gene encoding olfactory receptor 7G2-like — protein: MKPRNQTDILEFHLMEVTDDPKLKSLIFSLFLSIYLVTVLGNLLIILAIITDSNLHTPMYYFLSNLSFTDICLSTTTIPKMLLNIQVQNQSITYRGCLMQVCFVLIFANLENLLLVVMAYDRYIAICHPLRYTVIMNLHLSGLLILLSLFISILNALFHSLMVLRLSFCTDPEIPLFFCEIAQIIKIACSDTLINSILVYFAASIFGGVPPSGIIFSYTRIASSILRMPSVSGKYKAFSTCGSHLSAVSLFYGTGLGVYISSVFTYSSRKMAVASVMYNVVTPMLNPFIYSLRNRDMKGALRKIIGRVPSFQ